The Solwaraspora sp. WMMD792 region CGGATACGGATCCGGCAGTCGGACACCGCGCTGGTCGGTCACGACACCGGTGCGTTCGCCTCGACCGGCACCGTGGTGGCCGGCACCGCCGCTCAGCGCGCCGCGCTCGCACTGCGGGACGTGCTGGTCGACGCCGCCGCGCGGGCGACCGGCGTCGACCCGCGGGAGTGCCGGGTGGACGCGACAACGGTGCGGTGCGCCGGCCGGCGGATCGATCTGGTCGACCTGGCCCGGGCCGCGTCGACGGCCGGCCGGCCGCTCACCGCCGAGGGGCACGCCGACGGAGCGCACCGCTCGGTGGCCTTCGACGCGCACTGGTTCCGGGTAGCGGTCGACCCGGACAGCGGGGAGATCCGAATCCTGCGCAGCGTGCACAGCGCGGACGCCGGCACGGTGCTCAACCCGATGCAGTGCCGGGGGCAGGTGGAAGGTGGGGTGGCGCAGGCTCTCGGTGCCGCCCTCACCGAACATGTGGACATCGACGACCAGGGTCGGGTGACCACCGACGACTTCCGCAGCTACCACCTGCCGACCTATGCCGACGTGCCGCTCACCGAGGTGCTGTTCGCCCAAACCAGCGATCCGCTCGGGCCGGCGGGCGCGAAGTCGATGAGCGAGAGCCCGTTCAATCCGGTGGCCGCCGCGCTGGCGAACGCGCTGCGGGACGCGACCGGAGTCCGCTTCACCGATCTGCCGTTCACCCGGGACCGGGTGTGGGACCGACTGCAGCGCGGTCGGGCCGGCGGCGAGTAACGACATCGGCGAGTAACGACTGAAGGAAGAATAGATTCGTATGGTGGCTGTTTCGTTGGCGGAGATCGTTCGGGCGCCGAAGGTGCTGCTGCATGACCATCTGGATGGTGGGTTGCGGCCGGCGACGGTGGTGGAGTTGGCGGACGAGGTGGGTCATGTGTTGCCGGTGACGGATCCGTCGGAGTTGGGTCGGTGGTTCGTGTCGGCGGCGGATTCGGGGTCGTTGGAGCGGTATCTGGAGACGTTTGCGCACACGGTGGCGGTGATGCAGACGGAGGCGGGGTTGTTCCGGGTGGCGGCGGAGTGTGCGGTGGATCTGGCGGCGGACGGGGTGGTGTACGCGGAGGTGCGGTTCGCGCCGGAGCAGCATCTGTCGCGGGGGTTGGGGTTGGGTCAGGTGGTGGAGGCGGTGTTGGCGGGGTTCGCGGCGGGGTGTGCGGAGGCGGCGGAGGCGGGTCGGGTGATCCGGGTGGGGACGTTGTTGACGGCGATGCGGCATGCGGCGCGGTCGCAGGAGATCGCGGAGTTGGCGGTGCGGTACCGGGATGTGGGGGTGGTGGGGTTCGATATCGCGGGTGCGGAGGCGGGTTTTCCGCCGACGCGGCATTTGGACGCGTTCGAGTTTTTGCAGCGGGAGAATTTTCATTTCACGATTCATGCGGGTGAGGCGTTCGGGTTGCCGTCGATTTGGCAGGCGATTCAGTGGTGTGGTGCGGATCGGTTGGGGCATGGGGTGCGGATTGTGGATGATATTGAGGTGGGTGGGGGTGGGGTGCGGTTGGGGCGGTTGGCGTCGTATGTGCGGGACAAGCGGATTCCGTTGGAGTTGTGTCCGTCGTCGAATGTGCAGACGGGTG contains the following coding sequences:
- a CDS encoding adenosine deaminase, with amino-acid sequence MVAVSLAEIVRAPKVLLHDHLDGGLRPATVVELADEVGHVLPVTDPSELGRWFVSAADSGSLERYLETFAHTVAVMQTEAGLFRVAAECAVDLAADGVVYAEVRFAPEQHLSRGLGLGQVVEAVLAGFAAGCAEAAEAGRVIRVGTLLTAMRHAARSQEIAELAVRYRDVGVVGFDIAGAEAGFPPTRHLDAFEFLQRENFHFTIHAGEAFGLPSIWQAIQWCGADRLGHGVRIVDDIEVGGGGVRLGRLASYVRDKRIPLELCPSSNVQTGAVGSIGEHPVGLLRDLRFRVTVNTDNRLMSGTSMSREMWLLVEAFGWGWSELRWLTVNAMKSAFIPFDERLAVIDDVIKPAYRSLVEDEEVDRVG